In Streptomyces sp. P9-A4, the genomic window GTCGTCCTGAACGCGGTCGCGGACATCCCGGCCAAGGCCTGGTTCTCCGGCCCGCCGGAGCTCGGCGGCAGCGCGGTCTCCGCCCCGGACTTCTCCCTCTTCGGGGACGTGTCCTTCAGCGGCTGGGGCGACGTCGGCTACATCACCATCAGCATGATCGTCTTCACCCTGGTGCTCGCCGGCTTCTTCGACGCCATGGCGACCATCCTGGGCGTCGGCACCGAGGCCAAGCTCGCCGACGACAAGGGCCGGATGCCCGGCCTCTCGAAGGCCCTCTTCATCGACGGCGCCGGCGGTATCGTCGGTGGTGTGGGCGGAGCCTCCGGGCAGACGGTCTTCGTCGAGTCCGCGACCGGCGTCGGCGAGGGTGCCCGCACGGGTCTGGCCTCCGTGGTCACCGGCGGATTCTTCGCCCTCTGCCTCTTCTTCACGCCGCTGACCGCGATCGTGCCGCAGGAGGTCGCCGCCGCGGCCCTGGTCGTCATCGGCTCGATGATGATGCAGAACGCCAAGCACGTGGACTGGAGCGACCGCTCCGTCGCGATCCCGGTGTTCCTCACCGTGGTCCTCATGCCCTTCACGTACACGATCACCACGGGTGTCGCGGCCGGTGTGATCTCCTACGTCGTGATCAAGGCGGCGCAGGGCAAGGCACGCGAGGTCGGCGCCTTCATGTGGGGCCTGACCGCGATCTTCATCGTGTACTTCGCGATCCATCCCATCGAGAGCTGGCTCGGCGTCGGCTGACGCCCCCGCCGCCCTCCCCGCACCTTCCAGAGGAGAACCGAGATGCTGGACATCGCCGAAGAGCTGCACCGGTGGGTCGGGCAGGGACGTGCCTTCGCCGTCGCCACCGTGGTGGCCGTCGGCGGGAGCGCGCCCCGGCAGCCGGGCGCCGCCCTCGCCGTCGACAGCGAGGGCACGGCGATCGGATCGGTCTCCGGCGGGTGTGTGGAGGGGGCGGTGTACGAGCTGTGCGTGCAGGCCCTCGAAGACGGCAGGACCGTCGTCGAGCGCTTCGGGTACAGCGACGAGGACGCCTTCGCGGTCGGGCTGACCTGCGGCGGCGTCATCGACATCCTCGTCACACCGGTGCGCGGCGGGGTCTTCCCCGCCGCGCTCGGCGCCGCCACCACGGGGGAGGCGGCAGCCCTCGCCCGGATCGTCTCCGGACCCGAGGACCTGATGGGCCGCGCCCTGCTGGTCCGCCCGGACGGCTCGTACGAGGGGAAGCTCGGCGGCCACCCCGAGCTGGACCGCACGGCGGCGGCCGAGGCCCGCGCGATGCTCGACGCGGGCCGCACCGGCACCGTGGAGATCGGCGAGGACGGCAGCCGCTGCGGACAGCCGCTGACCCTGCTCGTCGAGTCCTCCGTGCCCGCCCCGCGCATGATCGTCTTCGGCGCGATCGACTTCGCCGCCGCGCTGGTACGGGTGGGCAAGTTCCTCGGCTACCACGTCACCGTGTGCGACGCGCGGCCCGTCTTCGCGACGCCGGCCCGCTTCCCCGAGGCGGACGAGATCGTCGTCGCATGGCCGCACCGCTATCTGGAGTCGACGGAGGTCGACGGCCGTACGGTGCTCTGCGTCCTCACCCACGACGCCAAGTTCGACGTGCCCCTCCTGCACGCCGCCCTGAAGCTTCCCGTCGCCTACATCGGCGCGATGGGCTCCCGCCGCACCCACGAGGACCGCAACAAGCGCCTCCGCGAGGTCGGCGTCACCGAACTCGAACTCGCCCGCCTGCGCTCCCCGGTAGGCCTCGACCTGGGCGCCCGCACGCCCGAGGAGACGGCCCTCTCGATCGGCGCGGAGATCGTGGCCAACCGCCGCGGCGGCACGGGCCGCTCCCTCACCGGCGCCCACACCCCGATCCACCACGACGGGCCGCGCGAGCCGGCGGGGCGCATCGGGTCGGTCGCCTAGCCAGGACTTGTCCGGCCGGTCATGCGACTACTCCGTAGCCGTGTCGCCGATGCGGGCATGGGGCGGGGCCCTGTGCTGATCGGGTGAATTCCGGCCGGGTGGAGCCGCCCGGTTCGACACTTGTTGTCGATAATGCGAAGCATGTGTACACGGATTCTATGGTCATCGCAGGGTCATTCCCGTATGGCACAGGGTGGCCCCGCCCAGGGCAACGTACTGGTCGCCCGGAGTATGGACTGGTACCAGGACGCGGACACGATCCTGGCGGTGCGCCCGCGTGGCGTGGAGCGCCAGAGCATGCCCGGCACGCCCACACTCCCGGGCAACTTCACCTGGACCTCGCGGTTCGGCAGCGTCGTCGCGCTCATGTACCGCGAGGCCGCCGTCGACGGCCTCAACGAGGCGGGGTTCCAGGTCAGCGGGCTGTACCTCTCCGAATCGGAGTACGGCGACCGTGACCCCTCGCGCCCCGGGCTCGAGCTGTACTGGGCGATCCAGTGCCTGCTCGACTGCTTCGACAACGTCGACGACGCGGTGGCGAAGATCCAGGACGAGGACGTACAGCTCATCGCGAAGGACCTCGGCGGCCGGCCGGGAACCGGTCACCTCGCGCTCGCGGACAAGAACGGCAACTCGGCCATCATCGAGTTCCGCGACGGCAAGGCCGTCGTGCACAAGGGCAAGCAGTACACCGTGATGGCGAACTCGCCCTGGTACGAGGAGCAGTTGGAACTGAAGGAGCGTTACGAAGGACTCGGCGGCGATCAGCCGCTGCCGGGCGGCGTGCAATCGCCGGACCGCTTCGCCCGCGCCGCCTACTACTCCGCGCAGCTTCCGAGCACCTCGGACACGCGCGAAGCCGCGGCGTACATGTTCGGCGTGATCCGGAACGCCTCCGCTCCGTTCGGTACGGCGGACGAGGTGCGGCCGAACATCTCGACCACGCGCTGGCGCACCGTCGCCGACCTCACCGAGGGCCGGTACTTCTACGAGTCCACCACGAGCCCCAATGTGGTGTGGGTCGAGCTGTCGCAGCTGGACTTCTCCGAGGGCACCCCGGAGCTGCACCTCGATGTGGTGAAGGAGCCCGACCACGTCGGCAACGTGACCGGCGAGTTCGCCCCGGCGGACTAGGGCCTGTCGTCCGGATCACGCCGGGCTCGCCGCGCCGTCCATCCGGGAGCACTCCGGGACGCGGAGGGCTTCCCGATGGGCGCGCGCCCGCGTCGGCCCCCGTCGCCCGTTCCCGGTTCGTCGACGAGAAGGCCCCGCCCCCGTGATTGCTCGATACTTAATGCAAGCCAAAAGGAAAGTCGGTCAGATGCCTTGACCCCCCGCGGGGCAGCCGCGAGCATCTGCTGCGGAGAGCGCGCTCCCTTCCCCAACTCCCCCTCATCCATGAGGAGATCGAGCCATGCCCGCAGCAGGCATCCGTCTCGCGCCGCCCCCGCCATCCTCCGCACCACGTCGTCGCCTCACCGCCGTCGCCCTCGTCGCCGCGCTCCTCGCCGGACTGCTCGCGCTCGTCGCCGCACCCCCCGCCGAGGCCGCCCCCGTACTGCTCTCCCAGGGCAGGCCCGCCACCGCCTCCAGCCAGGAGAACGCCGGCACCCCCGCCGGCGCCGCCGTCGACGGTGACCCGGGAACCCGCTGGTCCAGCGCCTTCGCCGACCCCCAGTGGATCCAGGTCGACCTGGGCGCCCCCGCCGCCCTCAGCAGGGTCGACCTGCGCTGGGAAGCCGCCTACGGCACCGCGTACCGCATCGAGACCTCCGGCAACGGCACCGACTGGACGACCGCCTACAGCACCGCCAACGGCCCCGGCGGCAACGAGTCCCTGGCCGTCACCGGCACCGCCCGCTACGTCCGCGTCCACGGCACCACCCGCGCCACCGGATACGGCTACTCCCTCTGGGAGTTCCAGGTCTACGGCACCACCGGCGACGGCGGCCCCACCCTCCCCGGCGGCGGCGACCTCGGCCCGAACGTGCACGTCCTCGACCCCTCCACGCCCGGCATCCAGACCAAGCTGGACGAGGTCTTCACCCAGCAGGAGTCGGCCCAGTTCGGCAGCGGCCGGCACGCCTTCCTCCTCAAGCCCGGCACCTACAACGGCCTCAACGCCCAGATCGGCTTCTACACCCAGATCGCCGGCCTCGGACTGCGCCCCGACGACACCACGATCAACGGCGACGTGACCGTCGACGCGGGCTGGTTCGGCGGCAACGCCACCCAGAACTTCTGGCGCTCCGCCGAGAACCTGGCCCTCGACCCGGTCAACGGCACCGACCGCTGGGCCGTCTCGCAGGCCGCGTCCTTCCGCCGGATGCACGTCAAGGGCAACCTCAACCTCGCCCCCAGCGGCTACGGCTGGGCCAGCGGCGGCTACATCGCCGACTCGAAGATCGACGGCACCGTCCAGCCCTACTCCCAGCAGCAGTGGTACACCCGGGACAGCGCGATCGGCGGCTGGCTCAACGGCGTCTGGAACATGGCCTTCTCCGGTGTCGAGGGCGCTCCCGCCACCGGCTTCCCCGACCCGCCGTACACCACGCTCGACACCACCCCCGTCTCCCGCGAGAAGCCCTTCCTGTTCTGGGAGGGGGGCGAGTTCAAGGTCTTCGCTCCCGCCAGGCGCGTCAACGCCCGTGGTACCAGCTGGGGTTCGGGAACCCCGCAGGGCCAGTCGATCCCGCTCGGCCGGTTCTACGTGGTCAAGCCCGGCACCACCGCCGCCACCATGAACGCGGCCCTGCGCCAAGGGCTTCATCTCCTCCTCACGCCGGGCGTGTACCACGTGGACCAGCCGGTCCAGGTCGACCGGCCCGGCACGATCGTCCTCGGTCTCGGCCTCGCCACGATCGTCCCCGACAACGGCGTCACCGCCGTGAAGGTCGCCGACGTCGACGGCGTCCGGCTCGCCGGCTTCCTCGTCGACGCCGGACCCGTCAACTCCCCGGTCCTCCTGGAGATCGGCCCGCAGGGCGCGGGCGCCGACCACGGCGCCGACCCGACCACCGTTCAGGACGTGTACGTCCGTGTCGGCGGCGCGGGCCCCGGAAGGGCCACCACGGCCATGGCGGTCCACAGCGACGACGTGATCGTCGACCACACCTGGGTCTGGCGCGCCGACCACGGCGAGGGCGTCGGCTGGGAGACCAACCGCTCCGACTACGGCGTCCGCGTGTACGGCGACGACGTCCTCGCCACCGGCCTGTTCGTCGAGCACTTCAACAAGTACGACGTCGAGTGGTTCGGCGAGCGGGGCCGCACGATCTTCTTCCAGAACGAGAAGGCGTACGACGCGCCGAACCAGGCCGCCGTCCAGGACGGCCCGTACAAGGGGTACGCCGCCTACCGCGTCGACGACTCCGTGAACACCCATGAGGGCTGGGCGCTCGGCAGCTACTGCTACTTCAACGTCGACCCGACGATCCGTCAGGACCACGGATTCCGGGCCCCGGTGAAGCCGGGCGTACGGTTCCACGACCTGCTGGTGGTCTCGCTCGGCGGCAAGGGCCAGTACGAGCACGTCATCAACGGCGTGGGGGCCCCGACCTCGGGCACCGCCACCGTGCCGTCCACCGTGGTCTCGTACCCCTGACGTCCGGCCGGTGAGGCGAAGGGCGGCGCGCGTTCAATGCGCCGCCCGTTCCCGTACGGTCGACGCCCAGGCCGGCTGCTCCTCGGCGGTCTCCGTCTCGGCCCGCCTGCCGCCCCGGGCGAAGAAGTCCGCGAGCGGCAGGATCGCCGCGCCGACCGTCACCGCGTCGGGACCGAGCGTGCCCATGCCGATGTCGACCCGGGCCGCCGGGTACTTCAGGGCGTACTCGGCCGCGTACCCCTTCACCGTCTCCAGGAAGCGGGCGCCGAGCTGGAGCCCCGCCCAGCCGCCGACGAGGATGCGCTCGGGCTGGAAGAGGTTGATCAGATCGGCGAAGCCCGCGCCCAGGTACTCGGCGGTCTCCTCCAGTACCTCGCGGGCCGTCGCGTCGGGCTCCGCCCCCGCGCCCGCCGGATACGCCCCCGCCAGCATCGCCGTCAGCGCCGTCTCCTCGTCCGCCCCCGCCGGAGGCCTCCCGCCCGCCTCCCGCCACCGTTCGAGCAGCGCCTCCGCGCCCGCGTACGCCTCCAGGCAGCCCCGGGCCCCGCAGCGGCACCTGCGCCCCCTGACCCGTACCGTCAGATGCCCCCACTCGATCGCCCGGCCGGGTCCCATCGGGTCCGTGACCACGCAGGCGCCGACGCCCGAGCCGAAGAGGACGACCACCGCGCTGCGCGCGCCCCGCCCGGCGCCGAACCACATCTCGGCCTGGCCGAGGGTCTTGGCGCCGTTGTCGATCCAGTACGGAACGGCCGTCGGCAGGTCCACGCTCGCGCGCAGCAGCCGCTCCAGGGGGACGGCGTCCCAGCCGATGGTCTGGCCGTGCACGACCGCGCCGTCCTCGGCGGTGCGGGCCACGATGCCGGGCACACCGACGCCGACACCGAGCAGCCGGCCGGCGGGCACGCCCGCCGACCGCAGCACCTCGGCGATGCCCTCCCGGACGTGGCCGACGACGACACCGACCTCGTACCGGTCATGGGGGTGGGGGCTGTCGACCGCCAACGGGCGTTCGGTACGCGCGAGTTCGGTCAGGGTGAGGTCGAACAGCTCGATCCTGACCCGGGTCTCGCCGACGTCGACGCCGATCATGCAGCCGCTGCCGGGAGTGATCCGGAGCAGGGTACGGGGGCGCCCGCCGGCCGAGTCGACGCTGCCCGCCTCCTCGACGAGACCCTCCGCGACGAGCTCCGCGACCACGTTGCTGATGGAGCCGGAGCTGAGGCCGGTCGCGGGGCCGAGCGAGAAGCGGCTCATCGGCCCGTCGAAATAGAGGCGTTGGAGGACGGCGGTGCGGTTCTCGCGTCGCAGGTCACGCACGGTGCGGCCGTTCCGCATGGTCACTTGGGCCCCCAGGTGAAGTAGTCCTGAGCGCAACATACCGCTGTCAGGACCCTTGACGCGACCTTCTCTTGAGGTTTAACTCACATCCTAAATTAAGCCGGGGAGGGCTTCAGGGCCTGAACACGGGACGCTTCGCCGCCCCCTCCTCCCCAGCTCCCCACCACTCCCCGAAAGGGTCCTGAGGAGCCATGCGCAGAATCAGAGCCGCGGCCACCGGTGCCGTCACCCTCTCCCTCGTCCTCACCGCCGCGGCCTGCGGAGGCGGCTCCCCGGCCGACGGCTCCGGCTCCGGCGGCGGCGTCAGGACCCTCACCTACTGGGCCTCCAACCAGGGCGCGAACCTGGAGGTCGACAAGAAGGTCCTGCGGCCCGAACTCGACAGGTTCGAGAAGCGGACCGGCATCAAGGTCAAGCTGGAGGTCATTCCCTGGTCCGACCTCCTCAACCGCATCCTCACCGCCACCACCTCCGGCCAGGGCCCCGACGTCCTCAACATCGGCAACACCTGGAGCGCCTCGCTCCAGGCGAGCGGCGCCCTGCTGCCCTGGGACGCCAAGAACTTCGAGGCCATCGGCGGCAGGGACCGCTTCGTCGACTCCGCGCTCGGCTCCACCGGCACCACCGGCCAGGACCCCGCCGCCGTACCGCTGTACTCCATGGCCTACGCCCTCTACTACAACAAGAAGATGTTCAAGGACGCCGGCATAGCCAAGCCGCCGGCCACCTGGGACGAACTGATCGCCGACGGAAAGAAGCTCAGCAAGGGCGGAAGGTCCGCCATCGGCGTCGAGGGCGGCAACCTCGCCAACAACATCCACCAGGTCTTCGTCCTCGGCAAACAGCACGGCGCCGACTTCTTCACCCCCGACGGCAAGGCCGACTTCACCTCGGACGGGGCCGTCGCCGCCGTCAAGCAGTACGTCGACCTGATGGCCGCCCACCGGATCGTCGCCCCCGGCAACGCCGAGTACGCCCAGAACCAGTCCCTCAGCGACTTCGCCAAGGACCGTACCGCCATGGTCCTCTGGCAGACCCCCGGCACCACCTTCGCCGCCCAGGGCATGAACGCCGACGAGTGGGGCGTCGCCCCCGCCCCCGTCGCCTCCGGCGCCCCCGGCCGGGGCACCGGCATCAACTCCATGGTCGCCGGCATCAACCTCGCCGTCTTCAAGAACACCCGGAACAGCCAAGGCGCCCTCGACTTCGTGAAGTTCATGACCAGCGACGAGGAGCAGAAGACCCTCAACAAGGCCTACGGCTCCATCCCCCCGGTCAAGAGCGCCCAGCAGGACCCCGCCTTCGACACCCCCACCGTCGCCGTCCTCAAGCAGACCCTCGCCACCAGCGCCGCGGCCCTCCCGCAGGTCCCCGAGGAGTCCCAGTTCGAGACCGTCGTCGGCACCGCGGTCAAGAAGCTGTTCGCCGACGCCGCCGCCGGCCGCCCCGTCACCACCGAGTCCGTACGGGCCGAGCTCGACAAGGCCCAGCAGCAGATGCCCAAGAAGTGAACCCGGACGCCACCATGACCACCACCGTCGAGAAACCCGGCGGGCGGACCGGACAGCGGCACACCCCCGGGGCGGCCCCGCGCACCCGCCGCCCCGGACGGCTCCGGTCCGCCGGACTGCCCTACCTCCTGCTCCTCCCGGCCCTGGCCCTCGAACTCCTCGTCCACCTCGTGCCGATGCTCATCGGCATCGTCATGAGCTTCAAGGAACTCACCCAGTTCTTCATCCGTGACTGGGTGGCCGCCCCCTGGGCCGCACTCGACAACTACGCGGTCTCCGTCGACTTCGACGCCCCCGTCGGCGAGTCCCTCCTGAAGTCG contains:
- a CDS encoding NCS2 family permease, encoding MTQSSVEPRTSADDAGSGSRNPAGRSWLDRYFHISERGSTVATEIRGGVTTFMAMAYILLLNPLILSGKDVNGQLLSQPALITATALAAAATTLLMGFWGKVPLALAAGLSVSGVMASQVVPVMTWPQAMGMSVAYGAVICLLVVTGLREMIMNAIPLALKHAITIGIGLFIAIIGFVKAGFVHENPAPGGGPVSLGPAGELMGWPVLIFAFTLLLIFALQSRNIPGAILIGIVAGTVVAVVLNAVADIPAKAWFSGPPELGGSAVSAPDFSLFGDVSFSGWGDVGYITISMIVFTLVLAGFFDAMATILGVGTEAKLADDKGRMPGLSKALFIDGAGGIVGGVGGASGQTVFVESATGVGEGARTGLASVVTGGFFALCLFFTPLTAIVPQEVAAAALVVIGSMMMQNAKHVDWSDRSVAIPVFLTVVLMPFTYTITTGVAAGVISYVVIKAAQGKAREVGAFMWGLTAIFIVYFAIHPIESWLGVG
- a CDS encoding ABC transporter substrate-binding protein; translated protein: MRRIRAAATGAVTLSLVLTAAACGGGSPADGSGSGGGVRTLTYWASNQGANLEVDKKVLRPELDRFEKRTGIKVKLEVIPWSDLLNRILTATTSGQGPDVLNIGNTWSASLQASGALLPWDAKNFEAIGGRDRFVDSALGSTGTTGQDPAAVPLYSMAYALYYNKKMFKDAGIAKPPATWDELIADGKKLSKGGRSAIGVEGGNLANNIHQVFVLGKQHGADFFTPDGKADFTSDGAVAAVKQYVDLMAAHRIVAPGNAEYAQNQSLSDFAKDRTAMVLWQTPGTTFAAQGMNADEWGVAPAPVASGAPGRGTGINSMVAGINLAVFKNTRNSQGALDFVKFMTSDEEQKTLNKAYGSIPPVKSAQQDPAFDTPTVAVLKQTLATSAAALPQVPEESQFETVVGTAVKKLFADAAAGRPVTTESVRAELDKAQQQMPKK
- a CDS encoding XdhC family protein, which encodes MLDIAEELHRWVGQGRAFAVATVVAVGGSAPRQPGAALAVDSEGTAIGSVSGGCVEGAVYELCVQALEDGRTVVERFGYSDEDAFAVGLTCGGVIDILVTPVRGGVFPAALGAATTGEAAALARIVSGPEDLMGRALLVRPDGSYEGKLGGHPELDRTAAAEARAMLDAGRTGTVEIGEDGSRCGQPLTLLVESSVPAPRMIVFGAIDFAAALVRVGKFLGYHVTVCDARPVFATPARFPEADEIVVAWPHRYLESTEVDGRTVLCVLTHDAKFDVPLLHAALKLPVAYIGAMGSRRTHEDRNKRLREVGVTELELARLRSPVGLDLGARTPEETALSIGAEIVANRRGGTGRSLTGAHTPIHHDGPREPAGRIGSVA
- a CDS encoding linear amide C-N hydrolase; translated protein: MAQGGPAQGNVLVARSMDWYQDADTILAVRPRGVERQSMPGTPTLPGNFTWTSRFGSVVALMYREAAVDGLNEAGFQVSGLYLSESEYGDRDPSRPGLELYWAIQCLLDCFDNVDDAVAKIQDEDVQLIAKDLGGRPGTGHLALADKNGNSAIIEFRDGKAVVHKGKQYTVMANSPWYEEQLELKERYEGLGGDQPLPGGVQSPDRFARAAYYSAQLPSTSDTREAAAYMFGVIRNASAPFGTADEVRPNISTTRWRTVADLTEGRYFYESTTSPNVVWVELSQLDFSEGTPELHLDVVKEPDHVGNVTGEFAPAD
- a CDS encoding ROK family protein, whose product is MLRSGLLHLGAQVTMRNGRTVRDLRRENRTAVLQRLYFDGPMSRFSLGPATGLSSGSISNVVAELVAEGLVEEAGSVDSAGGRPRTLLRITPGSGCMIGVDVGETRVRIELFDLTLTELARTERPLAVDSPHPHDRYEVGVVVGHVREGIAEVLRSAGVPAGRLLGVGVGVPGIVARTAEDGAVVHGQTIGWDAVPLERLLRASVDLPTAVPYWIDNGAKTLGQAEMWFGAGRGARSAVVVLFGSGVGACVVTDPMGPGRAIEWGHLTVRVRGRRCRCGARGCLEAYAGAEALLERWREAGGRPPAGADEETALTAMLAGAYPAGAGAEPDATAREVLEETAEYLGAGFADLINLFQPERILVGGWAGLQLGARFLETVKGYAAEYALKYPAARVDIGMGTLGPDAVTVGAAILPLADFFARGGRRAETETAEEQPAWASTVRERAAH
- a CDS encoding discoidin domain-containing protein; the encoded protein is MPAAGIRLAPPPPSSAPRRRLTAVALVAALLAGLLALVAAPPAEAAPVLLSQGRPATASSQENAGTPAGAAVDGDPGTRWSSAFADPQWIQVDLGAPAALSRVDLRWEAAYGTAYRIETSGNGTDWTTAYSTANGPGGNESLAVTGTARYVRVHGTTRATGYGYSLWEFQVYGTTGDGGPTLPGGGDLGPNVHVLDPSTPGIQTKLDEVFTQQESAQFGSGRHAFLLKPGTYNGLNAQIGFYTQIAGLGLRPDDTTINGDVTVDAGWFGGNATQNFWRSAENLALDPVNGTDRWAVSQAASFRRMHVKGNLNLAPSGYGWASGGYIADSKIDGTVQPYSQQQWYTRDSAIGGWLNGVWNMAFSGVEGAPATGFPDPPYTTLDTTPVSREKPFLFWEGGEFKVFAPARRVNARGTSWGSGTPQGQSIPLGRFYVVKPGTTAATMNAALRQGLHLLLTPGVYHVDQPVQVDRPGTIVLGLGLATIVPDNGVTAVKVADVDGVRLAGFLVDAGPVNSPVLLEIGPQGAGADHGADPTTVQDVYVRVGGAGPGRATTAMAVHSDDVIVDHTWVWRADHGEGVGWETNRSDYGVRVYGDDVLATGLFVEHFNKYDVEWFGERGRTIFFQNEKAYDAPNQAAVQDGPYKGYAAYRVDDSVNTHEGWALGSYCYFNVDPTIRQDHGFRAPVKPGVRFHDLLVVSLGGKGQYEHVINGVGAPTSGTATVPSTVVSYP